Proteins co-encoded in one uncultured Draconibacterium sp. genomic window:
- a CDS encoding glycine--tRNA ligase: MAQEDIFKKLVAHCKEYGYVFQSSEIYDGLGAVYDYGQMGVELKNNIKKYWWDSMVLLHENVVGLDSAIFMHPTIWKASGHVDAFNDPLIDNKDSKKRYRADVLIEDQLAKYEEKMNKEVKKAAKRFGDSFDEKQFRETNPRVLANQEKWNNLHKRFSDALNDNDLAELKQIIEDEGIVCPISGSRNWTDVRQFNLMFSTEMGSTAEGASKIFLRPETAQGIFVNYLNVQKTGRMKIPFGIAQIGKAFRNEIVARQFIFRMREFEQMEMQFFVRPGTELDWFEKWKTTRMKWHRALGFGDENYRFHEHEKLAHYANAAVDVEYKFPFGFKEVEGIHSRTDFDLSQHEKYSGKKIRYYDPELGESYVPYVVETSIGVDRMFLQVISASYCEEQMEKDTRVVLKLPPVLAPVKLAVMPLVKKDGLPEKAREIIDELKFDFNCQYDEKDSIGKRYRRQDAIGTPFCVTVDHQSNEDNTVTIRYRDTMEQERVAIADLGKIIGEQVSYKKLFGKL; this comes from the coding sequence ATGGCACAAGAAGATATTTTCAAAAAATTAGTAGCGCACTGCAAAGAATACGGTTATGTATTTCAATCGAGCGAGATTTATGATGGATTGGGAGCAGTGTACGATTACGGACAAATGGGTGTTGAACTGAAAAACAACATCAAAAAATACTGGTGGGACAGCATGGTGCTGTTGCACGAAAATGTGGTTGGTTTAGACTCAGCCATTTTTATGCACCCAACAATTTGGAAAGCATCGGGCCACGTTGATGCTTTTAACGATCCGTTAATCGATAACAAAGATTCGAAAAAACGCTACCGTGCCGATGTACTTATTGAAGACCAGTTGGCGAAGTACGAGGAAAAAATGAACAAGGAAGTTAAAAAGGCTGCAAAACGTTTTGGCGATTCCTTCGACGAAAAACAATTCCGCGAAACCAATCCTCGTGTTCTGGCCAACCAGGAAAAATGGAATAATCTGCATAAGCGTTTTTCAGATGCACTGAATGATAACGATCTGGCAGAATTAAAACAAATAATTGAAGACGAAGGTATTGTTTGCCCCATATCAGGCTCACGCAACTGGACTGATGTTCGACAGTTTAACCTGATGTTTTCTACCGAAATGGGATCGACTGCTGAAGGCGCATCAAAAATCTTCCTTCGCCCCGAAACGGCACAAGGAATTTTTGTAAACTACCTGAATGTGCAAAAAACGGGACGTATGAAAATTCCGTTTGGAATTGCCCAAATTGGTAAAGCTTTCCGTAACGAAATTGTAGCACGTCAGTTTATTTTCCGTATGCGCGAATTCGAACAAATGGAAATGCAATTCTTTGTTCGTCCCGGCACCGAGCTCGACTGGTTCGAGAAATGGAAAACAACACGGATGAAATGGCATCGTGCCCTTGGTTTTGGCGATGAAAACTACCGTTTCCACGAACACGAGAAACTTGCGCACTATGCCAATGCTGCTGTTGACGTTGAATATAAATTCCCATTCGGATTTAAGGAGGTGGAAGGTATCCACTCGCGTACCGATTTCGACTTGTCGCAACACGAAAAATATTCTGGCAAGAAAATTCGCTACTACGATCCTGAACTGGGAGAATCATACGTTCCTTATGTTGTTGAAACATCAATTGGTGTCGACCGCATGTTCCTGCAGGTAATTTCGGCAAGTTATTGTGAAGAACAAATGGAAAAAGATACACGTGTTGTACTGAAATTACCTCCGGTACTGGCTCCTGTAAAACTGGCTGTTATGCCGCTGGTAAAAAAAGACGGACTTCCGGAAAAAGCCCGCGAGATTATCGACGAGCTGAAATTTGATTTTAACTGTCAGTACGACGAAAAAGACTCAATTGGGAAACGTTACCGTCGTCAGGATGCCATTGGTACTCCGTTCTGCGTAACTGTCGATCACCAAAGCAACGAAGATAATACGGTTACCATCCGCTACCGCGACACTATGGAACAGGAACGTGTTGCCATTGCCGATTTGGGTAAAATTATTGGCGAGCAGGTTAGCTATAAGAAGTTGTTTGGGAAGTTGTAA
- a CDS encoding DUF4834 family protein — protein MTLFITLYLVGFLRTLVIIAVIYFGFRFIVRYIFPKIIDKGMKNMQQKMREQQQQQQPKRPEGEVTIEAPRTNKRNTPDNGEYVDFEEVD, from the coding sequence ATGACTTTATTTATTACACTATACTTGGTAGGCTTCCTCCGAACTCTCGTTATAATTGCTGTTATCTACTTCGGATTTCGCTTTATTGTGCGCTATATCTTTCCGAAAATAATTGACAAAGGGATGAAGAATATGCAGCAGAAAATGCGCGAACAGCAACAACAGCAGCAACCCAAACGCCCCGAAGGAGAAGTTACCATTGAAGCCCCACGCACAAATAAGAGAAACACCCCGGACAATGGCGAATATGTTGATTTCGAAGAGGTAGATTAG
- a CDS encoding glycosyltransferase family 4 protein: MTKKVLIITYYWPPAGGPGVQRVLKFAKYLPEFGWEPIILTVENGDYHAIDKSLLKDIPKDLKIHKIATFSVLDLYKKIFGSKKAISSFELTKNEGGLRFKLIKWVRANFFIPDARGGWKRAAVKKGIEIIKEEKPDIIFTSSPPHSLQLIGLKLKRKTGLKWVADFRDPWTDAFWDKELPRLKILERYNLWLEYKTLSNADLCTIVSEGFSELLKKDRQVTFKILPNGFDAEDFEKFKYQRGQKFRITYIGSIAESQNPIHLFKSISLLPQKIQALLDINFFGVFDTSVKNAASELKAPIHFHAYIPHNTAIKKMINSEMLILLIPRNTKGILTGKLYEYLASNNFILTIAPDGSEVEKIIGRCNSGATVSFQDDPSRILLDQITRWQRKQLLNCNTGEIEKLSRKSITQKLSEIFNKIIEE; encoded by the coding sequence ATGACCAAAAAAGTACTAATAATAACATATTATTGGCCTCCTGCCGGAGGCCCTGGTGTACAGCGAGTACTTAAGTTCGCCAAGTATCTTCCGGAATTTGGCTGGGAACCAATCATTCTCACGGTTGAAAATGGAGACTATCACGCTATCGATAAATCCTTATTAAAAGATATTCCCAAGGATTTAAAAATTCATAAAATCGCTACTTTCTCTGTCTTGGACTTGTATAAGAAGATTTTTGGAAGTAAAAAAGCAATAAGTTCATTTGAACTGACAAAAAACGAAGGTGGTCTAAGATTTAAACTTATTAAATGGGTTCGCGCTAATTTTTTTATTCCGGATGCACGAGGTGGATGGAAACGTGCAGCTGTGAAGAAAGGGATAGAAATTATCAAGGAAGAAAAACCGGATATTATCTTCACTTCTTCCCCTCCCCACTCGTTACAACTAATTGGCTTAAAGCTAAAAAGAAAAACCGGATTAAAATGGGTAGCTGACTTCCGCGATCCATGGACCGATGCCTTCTGGGATAAAGAACTGCCAAGATTAAAGATATTGGAGAGATACAACCTATGGCTTGAATACAAAACCCTCTCCAATGCAGACCTTTGTACAATTGTCAGTGAAGGCTTCTCCGAGTTATTAAAGAAAGACCGACAAGTAACATTTAAGATCCTCCCCAATGGATTCGATGCTGAAGATTTCGAGAAATTCAAATATCAAAGAGGTCAAAAATTTAGAATAACCTACATTGGAAGCATCGCGGAAAGCCAGAATCCTATACATTTATTCAAAAGTATTAGTCTGTTACCTCAAAAAATTCAAGCATTACTCGATATCAATTTTTTTGGAGTCTTCGATACATCGGTTAAGAATGCTGCGAGTGAGTTAAAAGCACCAATTCATTTTCATGCTTATATTCCGCATAACACTGCAATAAAAAAAATGATCAACTCGGAGATGCTTATTTTGCTTATTCCACGAAATACAAAAGGTATTCTGACCGGAAAATTATATGAATATCTGGCATCTAATAATTTCATTTTGACAATAGCCCCCGATGGAAGCGAAGTGGAGAAGATCATCGGCAGGTGCAATAGTGGTGCAACTGTTTCCTTTCAAGATGATCCATCTCGTATCTTGCTAGATCAAATCACGAGATGGCAGAGGAAACAACTCTTGAATTGTAATACCGGCGAAATAGAAAAATTAAGTAGAAAATCAATTACTCAGAAGTTATCTGAGATCTTTAATAAAATAATTGAAGAATGA
- a CDS encoding glycosyltransferase, whose product MRYTIIIAVYNRTDEIRELLESAERLDFERDEFEFLFVDDGSKDGFKDFINNYKSKTNLNTHSIYQENKGPGEARNNGMRNAKGEYFIFVDSDCMFPPNWLRTIDEELQRNNYEAFGGPDTCHESFSPLLKAITYSMTSKLGTGGTRGQKKSVGKFYPRSFNMGIHRKIFENIGGMNKLRHGQDMDFSQRIYDAGYNVGLIANAFVYHKRRTSLSKFYRQIFNWGVARINLSLLHPSMLKPVHLLPAMVVFGLVFLLVFTTIFPVIGSYLWIFTGISYLGIIFTAFFQSLLQYKNLKVALLSPVTLNIQVFAYGFGLIKALWQTKILGRKEAEGFVKGYYGKKLESR is encoded by the coding sequence ATGCGTTATACAATTATCATAGCAGTATACAACCGTACCGATGAGATTCGTGAGTTACTGGAAAGTGCCGAAAGACTGGACTTTGAACGAGATGAATTTGAATTTCTTTTTGTAGATGATGGCTCAAAAGATGGTTTTAAGGATTTCATAAATAATTATAAATCAAAAACCAACCTTAATACACACTCAATTTATCAGGAGAATAAAGGTCCGGGAGAAGCTCGTAATAACGGAATGCGAAATGCAAAAGGAGAATATTTCATCTTTGTGGACTCCGATTGTATGTTTCCTCCAAATTGGTTACGCACGATTGATGAGGAACTTCAAAGAAACAACTATGAAGCATTTGGTGGCCCAGACACTTGCCACGAATCGTTCAGCCCTCTTTTAAAAGCTATTACCTACTCCATGACATCGAAGTTGGGAACCGGAGGTACTAGAGGACAAAAGAAAAGCGTGGGTAAATTTTACCCCCGAAGTTTTAATATGGGCATACACCGAAAGATTTTTGAGAATATAGGAGGTATGAACAAACTGCGTCATGGCCAGGATATGGATTTCTCGCAACGCATTTACGATGCGGGGTACAACGTTGGATTAATTGCAAATGCTTTTGTATATCATAAACGTAGAACCAGTCTGTCTAAATTTTATCGCCAGATTTTTAACTGGGGAGTTGCCCGGATCAATCTTTCACTGCTACATCCCTCCATGTTGAAACCAGTACACCTATTGCCTGCCATGGTCGTATTTGGGCTCGTTTTTCTGCTCGTTTTCACCACTATTTTCCCGGTAATTGGAAGCTATCTGTGGATATTCACCGGCATTAGCTATCTGGGAATTATATTTACTGCGTTTTTTCAATCCCTTCTACAATATAAAAACCTGAAAGTTGCTTTACTTTCACCTGTTACATTAAACATTCAGGTATTCGCCTATGGGTTTGGATTAATAAAAGCTCTATGGCAGACTAAAATTCTGGGAAGAAAGGAAGCGGAAGGATTTGTAAAAGGCTACTACGGAAAGAAACTTGAAAGTCGATAA